TGAAGATGTTCTTTTTCATAAAATGATATCGTGGTCTTATAAAAGTAAGGATTTTATGTTTTTTTAAGGGAATTGCCATCATAATAATACATCGGTTATTCTTTTAGTCCGACGTGGCTTTTAATTAATTCAATTTTTATTGATAGTTTTATTTAAAATTAAAATCTTTAGATAAAATGAAACTCGCATTTGCAGTTCTCCTTCTTTGGAGTATAACCTTTATATCCCTGGCACAACCTGTCAGTCCCGGCAAGCCCCTGATGAGTCCGGAAGAAATATCAAAAGATGTAATGAGCTGGGGGAGGTATGATGCGGGTCATCTCCGGCTGTCCGGTGATTTTAAGGCATACGACCAGCGGGCTGCCCTTATTGGTAAAGATCAGTTCCTGAAACAATTGGCTTCGGGAAGTTATCTGCCGGTAAAGTTGAGTGCTAATGATGGAGTATTGAAATATCAGCTCTATAAAATGCCAGCTAAAACGGAGTCCTCACTGAAAGAGGTGATTAAGGACTATGGTAAAAGATATTACAATTATTATAAACGAGAAGGGCAGCCGATTCCAGGCTTTAATTTTAAGGATGTCAATGGAAGGGTCTACAGCAAGTTGAATACCAAGGGCAAAATTGTGGTATTAAAGTGCTGGTTTATTGCCTGTACTGCATGTGTTGAGGAGATGCCCCGTCTTAATCAGGTCGTAGATCAATATAAAAACAGAAAAGATGTGGTATTTATCAGCCTTGCATTTGATTCAAAGAAAAAACTGGATGTTTTCTTGAAAAAATCAAAATTCAGCTATGCTGTGGTTCCTGATCAGGAAGGTTATATGAGGGATCAGCTTCAGATCAATAGCTATCCGACTCACCTGATTGTTAATAAAAAGGGGATGGTGGTAAAGGTTGTTAATAGTGCTGAGGATATGATCAGGGCATTAAATAAGGAATCCGCTCTCTAAGTGGCCAGGATCACTATCCTGATTAGCGCCGGAGTGTATTAAAAAATGTAATTAACGATGCTGTAAATAATAGTATATTTGCAAAATGCCCAAAACATTTGAAGAGTTTAACCTTAATCGCCAGATTTTAAATGCTGTAGCTGATGCAGGGTTTACTCATGCCACCCCAATACAAGAGAAAGCAATTGCACCTGTGTTATCAGGTCAGGATATATTCGGTATTGCTGAAACCGGAACAGGAAAGACTGCAGCCTATGTTTTGCCGATCTTAATGCAATTGAAGTATGCACAGGGAGATGCTGCCCGTGCGTTGATCCTGGCTCCGACGAGAGAGCTTGCGATGCAGATTACTGAACACATCAGAATTTTCTCCAAATATACCGACCTCCGTACCGTAGTGGTTTATGGTGGTCTGGGTCCAAAAACACAGATTGAACAAATCAAAGCCGGAGTTGATATTATTGTAGCTACTCCTGGAAGGTTCCTCGATATTTACCTGGCCGGACATATCAATACCCAGTATTTAAAATTCCTGGTTTTAGATGAGGCAGATAAAATGATGGATATGGGCTTTATTGGCTCTATTCACCGCATTTTGGAAGTTGTTCCACGCAGACGTCAAAACCTGCTTTTCTCTGCAACAATGAGTGATCTGGTTCAGAAAATCGCAGGAGATTTCTTAAAACATCCTACCGTTATTGAGGTTGGTTTACAAGCTACACCTGCTCAGACGGTTACTCAGGTCTTATATGAGGTGCCCAATTTAAAAACAAAGATCAACCTGTTACAGCACCTGCTGAAAAATGATGAGGAGTTTAAAAGACTGATTATTTTCTGTAAGACTAAAACAGTAGCGGATAACATTTTTAGCTTCATCGAACGTAAATTCGGTGCGGATGCAGTGAGGGTAATCCATGCTAATAAAGGACAGAATACCAGGATAAACTCCATCAATAGCTTTAAAGAAGGAAACATCAGAGTACTGGTGGCTACAGATGTGGCTTCCCGTGGAATTGATGTTTCTGAGGTTTCTCACGTGATCAATTTTGATGTACCGATCATCATCGAAGATTATGTCCACCGTATCGGTCGTACAGGAAGGGCCTATGCCAAAGGTGATGCCCTGACCTTTTTCACGCCGGCGGAAAAATATTACATTGAGAAAATACAAAAGTTAATCAGACAGGAGATTCCTGTAGTACCTTTGCCAACGGAAGTTTTCGTAGAAGAGACCCCTTATGAAGAACGTCAGGCTATTAACAGGGCTATTGATGATCAGAAACGTAAGGATGATCCTGAGTTTAAAGGAGCCTTCCACGAGAAAAAACATGCGGCAGCAATTGCTGCTAAAGAAAGGGAGAAGAACAAAAACAAAACCCCTGCCTGGAAGTCTAAGAAATTCAAAAAAAGAAAGTAAACAAAGAGGAATTGAAAGTAAAACTGACGCCACTTAATATTGTTTCCGCGGTCTTTCTGGTGATTGCCGTAATGCTCATGTTTGAAAAACAACCCGCACCAGGTGTCAAAGCAATTGACCTGGCAAGGATATTAATGTGGTTTAGCTTTCTGATCGTTTTGGTTTCTTTTATCTCTGATCAGATTTTCCGAAAGTTCATTCCTGAACTGAAAAAAATATGGGCCATAGAATGTGCCTTTATTGTTTTTACCATCATTTTAGTTTTTATTATAAAAGTCAGCATATATTAAATGAAACAAGCAGAAATTAAAATTACGGTACAGTTAGATGATAACAATGTACCTGACAATATCCTATGGGAATCTACAGACGCTAAAAGCCAGGAGCAGGTGCCTGTAAAATCAATGATGTTGGCCCTTTGGGACCATAATTATAAAAACTCCATGCGCATCGACTTATGGACTAAAGACATGCCTGTAGATGAGATGAAAAGATTTTTTTACGAGACATTGCAAACAATGGGGGATAGCTTCCTTAAAGCTACAGGAGAAAAATTGATCATCGAAGATTTGCGTGATTACTGTGCGCATTTTGCAGATAAAATGGGTATCAATACGCAGCAATAAGAGATGAGAGCTCAGGGAATTATAGGTGCGGTAATCATGGCAATTGGTGGAATGTGTCCTTTGCTACGCATCCCGATTATCGGCAACTGGAACTACTTTGATCTGGACCAGACACTGGCCATTACTTTTTATGTATTGGTACTGGTTGGATTATTGGGCGCTTTTACCCAAAAGGCAGGACTGATCAGGTTTGCCGGATGGGCAGCTATCGCATTGGTTGCAATCACACTTGTTGGTGTGTATTTTAAGGTGAATGGTTCCTTTGGATTTCTTCATTTCAAAAAGCTGGTTAATCTCGCTGCAGGAATGGTAAAGTATAAGTGGGGCTGGTATGTAATCCTGGCGGGTGCCTTTATTTTGATTACAGTGAGAAGGCCTAAGGTGGCTGTAGTGAGTGCTGCGGTGCCTGCCGAAGTGGCCATATAACTATATAAATATTCTTCCGGAATTGGTGGTTCCTTCGCTGTCTGTAGATGGTCTGGGATTAACCGGTTCCGGAATTTTTTTGGCTTTAGGCAAGGTATGCTGTTTTTAATTCAGTGAGCCCAGAGATTTGTGTTTCTTTTTTCGCTTATATTGGGTTTGTTTCAGGTCTCCGGAGCCCGTAATGATGCTGATATTGCCGTCTGTCTCAAATACCGCCAGCTTCACATCTTTGTATTTCTCTACACCGTGTTCCCTCATTGCTTCGCGTAGTTCTTCATTGCTGATGTCCAGCTTGCTTAGCGTTGCGAAATCGAGGTTTCCATCGTGGATCAGGATTTCCGGTTTTTCCGAGAGCAGCTCCCTGAATTTTTTACTCTTGAACATCAGCTTTTTTAATGCGTAATTCAGGGCGAACAGGACTGCGGCGGCAATCAGGCCTCCCAGCAGACTGGTATTGTTGCCCACCATGGCATTCTGAACGGCATTACTGATGAGTAGAATCAGTACCACATCGGTCGTGTTTAGCTGAGAGAGTTCCTTTTTACCGGTTAAACGGATAGC
This region of Pedobacter steynii genomic DNA includes:
- the gldC gene encoding gliding motility protein GldC yields the protein MKQAEIKITVQLDDNNVPDNILWESTDAKSQEQVPVKSMMLALWDHNYKNSMRIDLWTKDMPVDEMKRFFYETLQTMGDSFLKATGEKLIIEDLRDYCAHFADKMGINTQQ
- a CDS encoding DUF421 domain-containing protein, encoding MNPYLDIILRSLAVYAFMLIAIRLTGKKELSQLNTTDVVLILLISNAVQNAMVGNNTSLLGGLIAAAVLFALNYALKKLMFKSKKFRELLSEKPEILIHDGNLDFATLSKLDISNEELREAMREHGVEKYKDVKLAVFETDGNISIITGSGDLKQTQYKRKKKHKSLGSLN
- a CDS encoding TlpA family protein disulfide reductase, with translation MKLAFAVLLLWSITFISLAQPVSPGKPLMSPEEISKDVMSWGRYDAGHLRLSGDFKAYDQRAALIGKDQFLKQLASGSYLPVKLSANDGVLKYQLYKMPAKTESSLKEVIKDYGKRYYNYYKREGQPIPGFNFKDVNGRVYSKLNTKGKIVVLKCWFIACTACVEEMPRLNQVVDQYKNRKDVVFISLAFDSKKKLDVFLKKSKFSYAVVPDQEGYMRDQLQINSYPTHLIVNKKGMVVKVVNSAEDMIRALNKESAL
- a CDS encoding DEAD/DEAH box helicase, whose protein sequence is MPKTFEEFNLNRQILNAVADAGFTHATPIQEKAIAPVLSGQDIFGIAETGTGKTAAYVLPILMQLKYAQGDAARALILAPTRELAMQITEHIRIFSKYTDLRTVVVYGGLGPKTQIEQIKAGVDIIVATPGRFLDIYLAGHINTQYLKFLVLDEADKMMDMGFIGSIHRILEVVPRRRQNLLFSATMSDLVQKIAGDFLKHPTVIEVGLQATPAQTVTQVLYEVPNLKTKINLLQHLLKNDEEFKRLIIFCKTKTVADNIFSFIERKFGADAVRVIHANKGQNTRINSINSFKEGNIRVLVATDVASRGIDVSEVSHVINFDVPIIIEDYVHRIGRTGRAYAKGDALTFFTPAEKYYIEKIQKLIRQEIPVVPLPTEVFVEETPYEERQAINRAIDDQKRKDDPEFKGAFHEKKHAAAIAAKEREKNKNKTPAWKSKKFKKRK